In Pseudoalteromonas sp. NC201, a single window of DNA contains:
- a CDS encoding methylenetetrahydrofolate reductase gives MALTLQEKIIDPNQGVYLIGTTPPKIGTDPEQLKSIAAKLLGRLHEIEYDGVIIYDIQDESSRTQVPRPFPFKHTVDPCEYSQLIRELSHLDVITYKSVAQRDSEAFGDWLSSTKQQYGLNNLVLVGSPSSQGDIKLPLSEAYKVLKHHQDDFFLGGVTIAERHASKRNEHERLIDKTEQGCQFFVSQAVYDAQATIDLITSYARTCKQQGQTPKRIILTFTPCGGEKTLQFMEWLGISVPEATKWRMLDSENTLSESIRICRENLDQILKSCSHLDISLGLNIESLTNRKEEIDASINLYRLLKATMELCLAEKQIA, from the coding sequence ATGGCTTTAACGCTTCAAGAGAAAATCATTGACCCTAACCAAGGGGTATATTTAATTGGTACCACACCACCTAAGATTGGCACCGACCCAGAGCAGCTAAAATCAATTGCCGCTAAGCTTTTGGGCCGTTTACATGAGATTGAATACGACGGCGTGATCATCTATGACATTCAAGATGAAAGCAGCCGTACTCAAGTACCACGTCCATTTCCTTTTAAGCACACCGTTGATCCGTGTGAATATAGTCAGTTGATCCGCGAATTATCACACCTTGATGTAATTACGTATAAAAGTGTGGCACAGCGCGATAGTGAGGCTTTTGGCGATTGGTTAAGCAGCACAAAACAGCAATATGGGTTAAACAATCTAGTATTAGTGGGCAGTCCGTCTTCACAAGGCGATATTAAGTTGCCGCTTTCTGAAGCCTATAAGGTATTGAAGCATCATCAAGATGACTTTTTCTTAGGTGGTGTAACTATCGCAGAGCGCCACGCCAGTAAGCGTAATGAACACGAAAGGTTAATTGATAAAACAGAGCAAGGCTGCCAATTCTTTGTTTCCCAAGCAGTGTATGACGCTCAAGCAACCATAGATCTTATTACGAGCTATGCTCGCACCTGTAAACAGCAAGGGCAAACACCAAAACGCATTATTCTTACCTTTACTCCATGTGGTGGAGAAAAGACCTTGCAGTTTATGGAGTGGCTGGGGATCTCAGTACCAGAAGCAACCAAATGGCGCATGTTAGATTCAGAAAACACACTAAGTGAGTCAATTCGTATTTGTAGAGAGAATCTAGATCAAATCTTAAAAAGCTGCTCACACCTAGATATTTCTCTTGGCTTAAATATTGAGAGCTTAACAAACCGAAAAGAAGAAATTGACGCGTCGATAAACCTTTATCGACTGTTGAAGGCGACCATGGAACTATGCCTTGCGGAAAAGCAAATTGCTTAA